Proteins co-encoded in one Chrysemys picta bellii isolate R12L10 chromosome 13, ASM1138683v2, whole genome shotgun sequence genomic window:
- the ARFRP1 gene encoding ADP-ribosylation factor-related protein 1 isoform X5, with protein sequence MGTAQFSAAWARSRMYTLLSGLYKYMFRRDEYCILILGLDNAGKTTFLEQTKTRFNRTYKGMSLSKITTTVGLNIGTIDVGKARLMFWDLGGQDELQSLWDKYYAESHGVIYVIDSTDEERLSESKRAFEKVVTSEALEGVPILVLANKQDVESSTTQ encoded by the exons GAGCAGGATGTATACGCTGCTGTCTGGACTTTATAAGTACATGTTCCGTAGGGATGAGTACTGCATTTTGATCCTTGGGCTGGACAATGCGGGGAAAACG ACCTTCCTTGAGCAGACTAAAACCCGATTTAACAGGACCTACAAGGGGATGAGCTTATCCAAAATCACTACCACTGTGGGCTTAAACA TTGGTACTATTGATGTGGGCAAAGCCCGGCTAATGTTCTGGGATCTTGGAGGGCAGGACGAGCTACAGTCCCTCTGGGACAAG TACTATGCTGAATCCCATGGGGTCATCTATGTAATCGACTCCACTGATGAAGAGAGGCTCTCGGAATCTAAAAGAGCTTTTG AGAAAGTGGTCACCAGTGAAGCTCTGGAAGGGGTTCCCATACTGGTGTTAGCTAACAAGCAGGATGTAGAG AGCAGCACTACTCAATGA